The Nitrospira sp. genome contains a region encoding:
- a CDS encoding NADH-quinone oxidoreductase subunit C — translation MTDSPSPERSIEQQIRTVFPCLVPHYPSGTALACYRTDKLQLPKLVQLLHEKMQGRLALLFAVDCRPLEEKYELQYLFAFKSHQPFVLLTTKLTGDDRLFTSITPSVHAAQWYEREIRDLFGLIPQGHPDLRRLVRHEHWPKGTHPLRKDFLWNRVLKRQQGEYRFHHIEGEGVFEVPVGPIHAGIIEPGHFRFSVAGEPIMQLEVRHFWKHRGVEKLFEQLTLIDAVLLAERVSGDTTIGHSLAYCQAVETLLHLDVPRRARYLRSLFLELERLYNHLGDIGAMCNDTAYALAHAHCGRMKERVMQLNERLTGSRFLRGVMRIGGVSWDVDRGLFSNLVEELNGIQKDFSEVGAIIFANASLTDRLETTGVLTERIARDHAVTGVVGRASGMDQDVRRDRPFAAYDELPVNVALYRYGDARARLRVRGDEIHESIRLIREIHARIPDGPIAAEPDRSASPGTWAVAAVEGWRGEILYFVSAGDDGMIHRCKVRDPSFVNWPALQWAVLGNIIPDFPLINKSFNLSYAGNDL, via the coding sequence GTGACAGACAGTCCATCGCCTGAGCGATCAATCGAACAGCAGATACGGACAGTTTTTCCCTGCTTGGTTCCGCATTACCCCTCAGGCACGGCTCTGGCGTGTTACCGCACCGACAAACTCCAACTACCGAAGCTCGTCCAGCTTCTTCATGAGAAGATGCAAGGCCGCCTGGCTCTGCTATTCGCGGTCGATTGCCGACCCCTGGAGGAGAAGTATGAGTTGCAGTATCTGTTTGCGTTCAAGTCCCACCAACCATTTGTGCTGTTGACGACAAAGTTGACCGGAGATGACCGTCTATTCACGTCGATCACTCCGTCGGTTCATGCCGCGCAATGGTATGAACGGGAGATTCGTGATCTCTTTGGTTTGATCCCACAAGGCCATCCTGATCTTCGTCGTCTGGTTCGACACGAGCATTGGCCGAAGGGAACCCATCCGTTAAGGAAAGACTTTCTATGGAACAGAGTCCTGAAACGCCAACAGGGCGAATACCGTTTCCACCACATTGAAGGGGAAGGGGTTTTTGAAGTTCCGGTCGGACCGATTCACGCTGGGATCATCGAACCCGGACACTTCCGCTTTTCGGTTGCCGGCGAGCCCATCATGCAGTTGGAAGTGCGCCACTTCTGGAAACATCGTGGCGTGGAAAAACTGTTCGAGCAACTCACGCTGATCGACGCGGTACTGCTGGCGGAACGCGTGTCTGGGGACACGACCATCGGGCACAGTCTGGCCTACTGCCAAGCGGTGGAAACGCTCCTGCATCTCGACGTGCCACGACGCGCCAGGTACCTCCGTTCTCTCTTTCTGGAACTGGAACGACTGTACAATCACCTCGGGGATATCGGTGCGATGTGCAATGACACGGCGTATGCGCTGGCCCATGCGCATTGTGGGCGGATGAAGGAGCGAGTCATGCAACTCAATGAACGGCTGACAGGTTCACGGTTTCTTCGGGGCGTCATGCGGATAGGAGGAGTCAGTTGGGACGTCGATCGCGGCCTATTCAGCAACCTCGTTGAAGAACTCAACGGCATCCAGAAGGACTTCTCCGAAGTGGGCGCGATCATCTTTGCCAATGCCTCACTCACCGATCGACTTGAGACCACAGGAGTCCTGACGGAACGGATCGCCCGGGATCATGCTGTGACCGGAGTGGTCGGGCGGGCGTCGGGGATGGATCAGGATGTCCGACGAGATCGCCCTTTCGCCGCGTATGACGAACTGCCGGTGAACGTGGCGCTGTATCGCTATGGCGACGCACGAGCGAGATTGCGCGTCCGTGGCGATGAGATCCACGAATCGATCCGACTCATCCGCGAGATTCACGCGCGAATTCCGGATGGTCCCATAGCGGCTGAACCAGACCGATCGGCGTCTCCTGGAACCTGGGCAGTCGCTGCCGTGGAGGGATGGCGAGGCGAGATTCTCTATTTCGTATCGGCCGGAGACGATGGAATGATTCATCGCTGCAAAGTCCGCGATCCCTCATTCGTCAATTGGCCTGCCCTACAATGGGCTGTGTTAGGGAACATCATTCCTGATTTTCCACTGATCAACAAGAGCTTCAATCTGTCGTATGCGGGCAATGACCTCTGA